The following DNA comes from Caulobacter mirabilis.
GCGCGCCGGCCTTGCGCAGGGCCTTCTTCAACGCTTCGCGGGCGGTCTCGCGGCCGACGCCGATCCGCTCAGCCGCGGCGCCCAGGTTCGGCGCGTCGAGCAGAGCTTCGGCCAGCCGCGCTTCCAGGGGCGTGAAGCCGAAAGCTTCGGTCGCCCGGCGGGCCAGTTCGCCGACGCGTGACGGCGCGAAACAGAGCAGCGCCACGCGCGCGGCGCTCGCCTCCAGGGCGCGTCGGGCTCCGTCGGACAGCGGCCAGCTGGTCGCGGCGCTCCGCAGGCCGGCGCAGGCGGCGATGACGGAGCCGTCGGCGGTCTCGACCAGGCCGAACGCCTGGCCGGCCCTGGCCGCCGCCTCGATCAGCCGGCGGAACGTCGTCTCGTCCGGCGCCGAGCCGAACCAGGCGCTGAAGACGGGATCGGCCTCGATCACCAGGCCCTTCGGATCGATGACGGCCCGGCCCAGGGCGGAAGGCGGCGCGACAGCGGCGGCGCCCTGTTCCGGAGCGAAGCGAGAGGCCTCGATCAAGGCCTCGGTCAGCAGCGTCGGCTCGCTGGCGATCGAGCGCTCGAGCCATTCCCAGCCGTCGATGATCCCCTGGGCCGGCCGGCCCTCGGCCAGCCGCGCCCGCAGGAGATCGGGCAGGCTATGCGCTTCCCCGTCGTGCAAGGTCCGTCCCCGTCCGTCCCTCTCCGGACGATTCAGCATAACGTTGTTCTGGGGGCGTCTTGAAGAAAAACTCCATGGCTGAGGGTTCGAACAACTGTTTAACCTCGAGCCTTCGCCAGCCGGGAGCCGCGCCTCGTGTCCACTGACCACCTGTTCTCGCCCTTCAAGGTCAAGTCGCTGACCCTGAAGAACCGCATCGTCATGGCGCCCATGACGCGGTCGTTCTCGCCGGACGGCGTGGCGACACAGGCGGTGGCGGACTACTACCGCCGCCGGGCGGAGCACGATGTCGGCCTGATCGTGTCGGAGGGCACGGGCGTGGCCCGCCCGGCCTCGCTGAACGACAGGAACGTCCCGCGCTTTCACGGCGACGCCGAGCTGGCGGCCTGGAAGACGGTCATCGACGAGGTTCACGCGGCCGGCGGCGTGATGGCGCCGCAGATCTGGCACGTCGGGGCGGTCCGCACCCGCGATCCCGACTGGACCCCGCCGGGCGCGTACGACAGCCCTTCCGGCTATTCCTCGCCCGGCCATCAGTTCGGCGAGGCGATGACCGACGCGGAGGTCGCCGACACCATCGCCGCCTTCGGCAAGGCGGCCGGCGCGGCCAAGGCTCTAGGCTTCGACTCGGTCGAGCTGCACGGCGCCCACGGCTATCTGATCGACCAGTTCTTCTGGGGCGGGGTGAACCTTCGCGACGACCATTGGGGCGGCAAGACCTTGCCGGAGCGGTCGCGGTTCGCGGTCGAGATCCTCAAGGCGGTGCGGGCCGAGGTCGGCGAGGACTTCCCGGTGATCATCCGCCTGTCGCAGTGGAAGCAGCAGGACTTCACCCACAAGCTGGCCGAGACGCCGGCGGAGATGGAAGCCTGGCTGCGGCCGCTGGCTGACGCTGGCGCGGACATCTTCCACTGCTCGCAGCGCCGTTTCTGGGAGCCTGAATATGAGGGCAGCGACCTGAACTTCGCCGGCTGGGCCAAGAAGCTGATCGGCAAACCGACCATCACCGTCGGCTCGGTCGGGCTGAGCGGCGAGTTCATCGCCGCCTTCGGGGGAGAATCAAGTCAGCCGGCCACGCTGGACCGGCTGCTGGAGCGCCTCGATCGAGGCGAGTTCGATCTGGTGGCCGTCGGCCGCGCCCTGCTGCAGGACCCCGAATGGGCGACCAAGGTGAAGCAGGGGCGGAACGACGAGCTCAAGCCGTTCGAGCGCCAGGCGATGGGCGTGCTGTACTAGCAGCCCATCGCCGAGCTTGCGGCCCTCCTTACCGGGAGGGCTCCAGGCCGGTGTTCAGCACCCAGCCGACGTTGTCGTTCTCGTCGGCGACCTGCCACCACATGCCGTTCTTCTCGCCGGTCGGATAGACCGTCGCGCCGATCGGCAGGCTGCGGACCAGCTTGGCCTTGGCGTCGGGCGCCGCGCGCATGTTGATCGCGCGGGTGGCGGTGAAGGTCTTGGCCGGAGCCGCGGCCGCGGCGGGCTGGCCGCCGTTGGTGGCCAGGCCCAGCTCGCCGACCATCTTGCTGTAGGCGTTGATGAACGACAGCGTGACGATGCGGCCGATCTCGGTGTCTTCGTAGCCGCCGCCCACGGCGCCGCCGAAGCCCGCGCCGCCGCCGACGCCCCAGCCGATGTCGTTCTTGGCCGCGTAGCCTTCCTGGACCGCGATCGTCTCGGTCGTGCGGACGTTGGTCAGCGACAGGACGGTGTTGGCTTCGAGCTTCTTGGTCTTGATGCCGCCGACCAGGGCGCCGAAGCCGCCGCCGATCAGGCCGCCCACGGCGCCGGCCACGGCGCTGCCGCCGGAGTCGGAGTCCTTGGCCTGCACCTCGGCGACCAGCACGTAGTCAGCCGCCTTGACCTGGCCCTTGCCGACGTTCGAGCCGCGCTGCAGGCCCAGGTCGCTGCCGATGCCGCGCTCGATCTGGGCGGCGTTGAGGCCGGCGCCGCGATCGACGAGGTTGAAACAGCCCGACCGCTGCACGATCACGCGCAGCAGCTTCTGCGGCGAAGCCAGATTGTACTGGCGCCAGCCCGCGACGTCGTCGCCGTCGATGATCGACAGCGTGCCGAGCTTGCGCGAGCACTGCGGCACCTGGGACATCGCGTCCACCTGCATCCGCTGCGCGCCGCTCGGCTTGACCGGCTTGGTCTGCGCCCAAGCGCCGGTCGCCGGAATCGTCATGGCGAGCATGCTCGCCCACACCATGGGGGTGGTGATCTTCATCTACGCCCTCTCCCTGAATAGGCCGTCGGCTAGATAACAGGGTGCGCCAAGCTCGACTAGCGCCGACAACGTATTGGCGAGCTTAATCAGGCGTTGAAGTTCAGTTTCAGGCCCGGGCGTGGCCATTTCGCCCTGTAAAGCTTCCCAGTTCCGGAAGCTGTGACCCAGGCGGTGGTCATTTCGGGCCCGCCGAAACAGATATTGGTCACCAGCAGGTCGGGGAAGGGGAAGTGTTCGGTCGCGCCCGACGGGTCGAAGACGGTGATTCCCCCGTTAATGATGGTCGCCACACAGACCTTGCCGCTCGCCTCGACGGCCAGGCTGTCGAGCAGCTGATAGCCCGGCAGGTTGCAGACCACCCGACCAGGCTGGAACGGCGGCGGTTCGGCCAGGACGCCGGGCTCGACGATGTCGAAGGCCCAGAGCCGTCCGAGCATGGTGTCGGCCATGTAGACCACCGTTTCGTCCGGCGAGAGGCCGACGCCGTTGGGCGAGATCATGTGCTCGCGCACGCGGGAGACCTTC
Coding sequences within:
- a CDS encoding NADH:flavin oxidoreductase, encoding MSTDHLFSPFKVKSLTLKNRIVMAPMTRSFSPDGVATQAVADYYRRRAEHDVGLIVSEGTGVARPASLNDRNVPRFHGDAELAAWKTVIDEVHAAGGVMAPQIWHVGAVRTRDPDWTPPGAYDSPSGYSSPGHQFGEAMTDAEVADTIAAFGKAAGAAKALGFDSVELHGAHGYLIDQFFWGGVNLRDDHWGGKTLPERSRFAVEILKAVRAEVGEDFPVIIRLSQWKQQDFTHKLAETPAEMEAWLRPLADAGADIFHCSQRRFWEPEYEGSDLNFAGWAKKLIGKPTITVGSVGLSGEFIAAFGGESSQPATLDRLLERLDRGEFDLVAVGRALLQDPEWATKVKQGRNDELKPFERQAMGVLY
- a CDS encoding SH3 domain-containing protein — translated: MLAMTIPATGAWAQTKPVKPSGAQRMQVDAMSQVPQCSRKLGTLSIIDGDDVAGWRQYNLASPQKLLRVIVQRSGCFNLVDRGAGLNAAQIERGIGSDLGLQRGSNVGKGQVKAADYVLVAEVQAKDSDSGGSAVAGAVGGLIGGGFGALVGGIKTKKLEANTVLSLTNVRTTETIAVQEGYAAKNDIGWGVGGGAGFGGAVGGGYEDTEIGRIVTLSFINAYSKMVGELGLATNGGQPAAAAAPAKTFTATRAINMRAAPDAKAKLVRSLPIGATVYPTGEKNGMWWQVADENDNVGWVLNTGLEPSR